From Timaviella obliquedivisa GSE-PSE-MK23-08B:
TATCTATCGATGTCTCTGAGACTGCTCAGGCAAAAGCAATTCAAAGGTGCCAAAACTTTCCCCAGGTTCGTTTTCAAATCATGCAAGTTCCTCAGCAATTTCCTGATGAATCATTTGACCTAATTTTAGTTTCAGAAGTGGGTTATTACTTATCATGGCAAGACTTACATCAAACTCAAACCCATATTCTTAATCATTTACAGGTAGGTGGAAATTTGCTTTTAATTCATTGGACTTTGTATGCAGAAGATTATCCTCTAAGTGGTGATGACGTTCATGAGTCATTCCTAAATCTATCCCCTCAACCGTTGCAACATGTGGTTGGTCAGCGAGAAGAGCAATATAGATTAGATCTGTTTGAACGAGTTAGCTAAGTTATCTTTTGACGAGTAGGGCGCTAGGTTAGAAACACAAAATTTCGTAGGGTAGCTTGTCATTGCAAGTCTTAATTGCTGCTCTTGACGAAGACGGTTAATTCTTAGGCGTAGGTCGGCGATCGCCCGTTTAATTTCGACGGGCTTCCAAGTCTTTTGCCAATTGCCCTCTTGCATCTGTTGCTGCTCAACTAACATGAATAACTCAGCAAAGGAACCAGCTTTTACCATTGCCTGATTTAACCACAGAGCGTTAACTTGAAGCAAATTGGCGATCGCTCTGATCTCTTGAGCTTTGGGCGGAAAGCCATCTAGCGTGCATCTCCACAGACTGCGCAGATTTTTTCGTCCCCACCAACGAGTTTCCAAGGCAGCAGCAGATTCTACTAAGTAAGGCTGATGTTGCTGCCCCAAGTCGGTCCATTGACTCAACTGATTTGCCATTCCGTTATCCGTTCGTCCTTGCCGACGCATAGACGTAAACACTCGTACCTGTGAACTATGACAAAACCGAGCGCCAACTCGAACCAGAGCTTGATAAAACGCTACATCTTCAGGGGTACGAACTGATGGCATTCCTCCAGCGATCGCATACATTTCGGCAGTGACCGCCAAACTTGCTCCGCCGTGCTGATGATGTCGGGGTAGACAGTCAAAGGGATCAGGATCAATGTAGGCTTCTAGCTCAACACTAAGATATCCGTAGCCAACTGCTCGTAGATAACAGGCACGAGTATGAGTATCTAGCAAAGCACGATCGTTACGATCGGTCAACAGTCTTCCAGAGACAGCATCCGCACCTCTATGGATCTCCTCCAAGGTAGCAGCAATCCAGTTAGGTGCAACGCGAGTGTCGCCATCAGTCGAGGCAATTAAGCCGCGATTGTGCCCTAATTGAACCAAACGATAATAGGCTTCATCCATTAAAAGTTGTCTAACCCGCCCAATGTAAGCCTGCGCATGGGGCAACTCTATTTCTACAACATGCAGCACAAATGTAGGGTATTGTTCGGCAAACCGACGGGCGATCGCAGCTGAATTATCCCTACAATTATTAGCCAAAACAATCACTTCATATGAATCTGGGTCTAATGGGCAACCCTGAAAATTCACTTGATGGACTAAAGCCAATAAGGTAGATTCTATAGTCTCCGCTTCGTCACGAACCGGGATAATGACGCAGATATTACACTGAGACAGAGGACGAACTTTCACAAGAGGTTGCACAGAGCGATCGCTCAGTAAGCATGGCAAACGTTCTGCCATTGCTGGCAAGCAATCACTTTCCATAAAGTCTCTTTCCTAAGTTAGGTAATTTTGCTAGATCTTAATCGCTCAATATTCTAATGAGGTAAA
This genomic window contains:
- a CDS encoding nodulation S family protein, which gives rise to MNPSQPQSLPPSYFEKMYRENPDPWQFETSEYERKKYATTIATLPKSRYRSAFEIGGSIGVLTEKLADRCDALLSIDVSETAQAKAIQRCQNFPQVRFQIMQVPQQFPDESFDLILVSEVGYYLSWQDLHQTQTHILNHLQVGGNLLLIHWTLYAEDYPLSGDDVHESFLNLSPQPLQHVVGQREEQYRLDLFERVS
- a CDS encoding glycosyltransferase, which gives rise to MAERLPCLLSDRSVQPLVKVRPLSQCNICVIIPVRDEAETIESTLLALVHQVNFQGCPLDPDSYEVIVLANNCRDNSAAIARRFAEQYPTFVLHVVEIELPHAQAYIGRVRQLLMDEAYYRLVQLGHNRGLIASTDGDTRVAPNWIAATLEEIHRGADAVSGRLLTDRNDRALLDTHTRACYLRAVGYGYLSVELEAYIDPDPFDCLPRHHQHGGASLAVTAEMYAIAGGMPSVRTPEDVAFYQALVRVGARFCHSSQVRVFTSMRRQGRTDNGMANQLSQWTDLGQQHQPYLVESAAALETRWWGRKNLRSLWRCTLDGFPPKAQEIRAIANLLQVNALWLNQAMVKAGSFAELFMLVEQQQMQEGNWQKTWKPVEIKRAIADLRLRINRLRQEQQLRLAMTSYPTKFCVSNLAPYSSKDNLANSFKQI